A region of the Channa argus isolate prfri chromosome 3, Channa argus male v1.0, whole genome shotgun sequence genome:
CATTTTACAGAACCTCTATTGGGCTGCAGTCTGGGATTTCATGGGTCCCTTCAAAAAGGTAGATTTTGTGTCTCTAAAGCCTTTAATAGGTTTACATTGATGTCTAGGATCATTGTCCAGAACCATCGcccagcttcttctgagcttcagtTAGTGAACAGCCAATCTGACATTATCCTTTTGTACAACTTGATAAACATAGAAATTCATTTTCCCATCCACAATGGCAAGCAGGTCCAAGTCAAGAACCAGCAAAGTTGCCCCATATCATGATGCTCCCCACACCACACTGCACTGTTGGGATAATCCTCTCATGTTGCGCACGGTTCTCATTTGTGTGTTCTTCCCAAACATTTCTACCTTTGTTTTATCTTTCAACGCTTCTTTAGCAAACTTCACATGTTCTACAATGTTGTTTTTCAGGAGCAATTGCTTTCTTCATGCTGTCCTGCTATGTAAACCATGCTTCTCAAAGATTTTGTGTATGGTGGTCTAATAAACAGAGATGTTAAACCAACTCTAATGAATTCTCCAAGTCTTTAGCtgttatgctgttttttttttaacctcattGAGCATTTTGCATTGTTCCTTTGAAGCAATCTTGGCTGGACACTCCCTTCTATGGACAGTAGCTATAATACCAAATCATCACCATTTATATTCAAACTCTCTCAGAGAGTGTGTCAGCAGCCAGTTTGAGCATTCAATTTTTCTGTGATCAGCAGTATGCTAAAATGCACAGAACCATTAAGCATCGAAAGTTGATCTCAAAGCACAATAACTTATATTTCTAACCCAGTGCCAGTAACAATCACAGGGCATAGGGTGCTGTAAGGTCTAAATTAACATTGTAGTTATAAATGTGTTGCCAGCCGTGGCTTATTTTAGATGTAAGGTGTAATTATTGCTACACTTAATTTCATGATTAGCAAACACATGTACAGCAAGCAAGCAGAAGAGAAACTCATTAATGGTTTATTACTTCCTAACATGAACactgtatttctgcattttacctccttgctgtttattttgcttAACTTTATTGTTTCTGTTGATTAAATAGCCAAACTGATTGGATGTTGTTGCCATTGATTTGTCAGTCTAggtgtatttatgtttttgacaTAGACACctagtgaaacattttttttctttaaatttcccAGTAAATAAAATTCTTTCTGGCCACTGAACAGAATTAATATGATGTATGTATATAGTTGCTACTTATATGTGACAATGCTTTAGTTCACTGTAAAAACAAGGCAGCTTAACATGGCAGCCCCGAAACTTGAGAATGCAGATATAAAAGGTTCATTCTAAGCTAAAAAAAACCCCTCAaccattcatatttttaaataattagaaactaataaaaatataattttaaattctatatTCCATGTCTGCTAATAGGTCCCTCTAAATCTTTCACACTGCATCTTTAAATTGATACATTAATATACTTGATAAGAAGCATAAACATGCAAAAGGCAGGTGCTGCAGGACCTAAAGGAGTACTGTCACTGAATCATCTACCACAGAAGTGATATGGcacaaaataaagcatttcCAAGGTTGGTTGACAggcaattaaaaatgtttggctGCACATTAACAATATGACCATTTGGTAGTGCCTTTATGCTTTATTACCTTGGCAGCCTCTGTTGGtccatcctcatcttcatcttctgcaTCTTCATCCTGATTTGCTATTTTCATAGCTGTTTCTAGGACAACTATAAAGTTCTGTTGGACTCCCTCTGAGCCCTGAAGTGGTGGACAGCCTAGAAAAGCAACACACTCATAAATTAACTTTACAGTGGATCCTATAAGTAAATGCAGAAAATCACTGGGATCCAGTTACCTGGTGGCACAGGTAACTCAGACAAGTTGACATGGTGTCCAGCTTTGTGAGCTCTGATGGCATCCTGGTATTGCTATTAAGAAAACAGGAGATGGTCAATCAAAATGCTTTCTGCGATAGGATTtacttacatacacacacacacacacacacacacacaatgcccaaaactattttttgtcttttacttgtaTCCATGTCCATCCATTCACCCCGGCTCTGAAAAATTAACTAAATCTGGAGGTTTGCTATTTTTTGCACAGTGCCTTTCAACTATCTGTGAGAACAACACAGACATTACCGCAGGGTATTTTTGTACGTGAAATGAGCAACAGCAGTAGTTACAGTCAAGACTACTCAGGGTATTTCTAGTCAAAATAAAGTGAATCACACAAGGTATTTAGGGAAATAAGACGAAAACATTACCAACCAACAGCACAGagccagaaatgtaaaatgtgtcacaaatagctgtatttttaaatgtatctgtATTTATGCCTTATTTGGTTAATCTCCAGTTGTAAAGATGCACTgtacattatttcttttttaataccaGCTGCATCTTTTAACCACATGGTGTGTACCTTCATAATGCGCTGGTGCATGCGAGCCTTACGATCATCTCCTTTGCTCTTGGCTCCCTCTGCTGCTGATTTGTAAATGTCCATCCTCTGCTGCAGGGCTTCAGCCAAGCTGCTTGGGGCAGGAAGATCTTTGCAAAGTATGcgtttgcaaacacacacacacacacacacacgcaaatattattgtaaaattgaatgcatttcacatttgttcacTTGCAAATAACTACTCAGAACAGATTAGGACTGGTCTCTTACCAGCAGTGGACACTGGGGCAGGTGCAGGTGCAGGTGCAGGCACAGGCACAGGCGCAGGCGCAGGCGCAAGTGCAGCAGGGGCGACGGGTTTAGAGGAAGACTTTGGAAGAGGGGGTGCACAATGTTCTGCTATTATGGCCCCTACACATGAGCAGACATCACAAGAGTGGACAGaggttgttgttattatttcaattattcAATCCCATAAGCAGAAGAAATTAAGATACAGAATACAACACAGCcagtctcactcacacacaaaatcaaaaagaaacatGACAAAAGCCAAATAGCTGTTATATTAATCTAACTGACACTTAAGAactttcaaattttaaatgaatttgtaattaatttacatGATACAAAATACAGTGAGACAGTCTTTCCAAGCATAAGAATGTGCCTCTGATCAGttcaacagatgcagtatttgctttgaggatgctgatggaaaagtacagagaaggtcatggcgAGTTGTATTCTGTCTTCGgagatttaaagaaaacatatgacagggtgccgagagaggagctgtggtattgtatgaggaagtttGCATTGTGACAGAtaaggttagacaggaatctccatgaaCTAAGATGTTTGCAGATAATATTGTGATCTGTGGTAAGAGCAGGGAGCAGATGGAgaaaaatctagagaggtggaggtctgctctgaaaagcagaggaatgaagattagccacagcagcacagaatacatgtgtgaatgagaggaacCCAACGGCTAAGTTACACGAAGCCGATGTAAAGAAGGTGCAAGACTTTCAACATTCTTGCTGAtacaaaagagtatcagcaagaatgaaaggaaagaggtttaagacagtggtgagaccagaaaCACTgtacagcttagagacagtggcactgaagaaaagacaggaggcagagctgcaggtagcagagcttaagatgttgaggttggacaggatcaggaatgaagacatcagagggacagctcatgttagatgttttggagataaagtcagagaggccagattgaggtggtttggacatgttcagaggagaaactgtgaatatatcggtagaaggatgctgaggttggagctgccaggcaggaggtctagaggaagaccaaagaggagatttatggatgtagtgagggaggacatgaagttagttggtgtgagagaagaggatgcagagaaaaGATTGCATAAAATTGATATGTAgccatattcatattttttacattaccCAGTATGAATGTAAGGGACATTATATAGTTTTTTTGGTATAAatgagaaaagaacagagaaaagaacaggAGTGTGGTGACTATCAAGCAGTTTAGTTAAAGCAAACGTTTTAGCGTATGTCCAAATGAGCACATGTCTTCTAATTTCAATATATAAGAACAATCAGTGCATAAGATGCATAGCTAATCTGGTTTAGTGGAAACTAAAGCCGAAAACTTCAGAAAAAGTTGTTATACTCaccaggaggaggaggtagtGAGCTCAGGTCTACTGGTTCGTCCCTGTCTAGGGCCTCCACCAACACGTCCAGCTTCtgcaaaaaggacaaaaatggaCTCTTTCCCAATAAAAGCcttatacacaaatacacattttcacaaaacgATTTATCCAAGTGATAAAACCAACATTGTGGCGTTACCTTGGCAGTGAGATAGTGCTGTTTGGCCTGGTCAATGTTGCCACTCTGTTTGGCATTTATGGCAGCCATCTTATACTCTTGCCTTCTGGACAGAACTGCTTGTTTAAACACTAACAGgagtaaagacaaaaaataggtaaaaacaaaaaaccagcTGGCTTAAAAGCTCTGGAGGATCAATGACATGTAGCAGTGACtgtttgtatttgcatgtgcCTGTTTGGCTGAGCTGTAACAGATGAGTGTTTATTATGTGGTGACTGTTATTTTTGACGACCAAATTGATGGTTGTCAATCATCTTTTgaagtcattattattatagtagcaaataaaaatatatctcTTGCTAATGACCGAAGttgaaaaaacttttaaaaattgctATTTGATCAGTGATATTGTTCAGTGAAGAAAAGTAAACTATTctcaaacagcaacaacaagaaagagatgtgtttactgaaaaaaaagtgtgaagcaCAAAAGTGCTGGATAGAAACACACTAATCAATTTTAAAGAGTATTTTCTGGAAGAGACATAAAATATACGccaccaaataaaaaatatcaaaaagggACAATCATTCAAATAACTCATTAATGAACAAATcatttcagaaatatttttcagctagaatggCTACAATGATGATGATTACTTTTACTGTGAATTATTAGCTGATGACCTTTATTTTTTAGACAAGATGAATTTATGGTGTTCCTCAGACTAGACAACTTTTACCACACACTTGTCTTTACACAGACATAACAGACATGCATGTCATCATGCGTGTATTTACCTGAGTGCTGCGTGTCAGGCTGAATTGGGGTGAGGGGAGAGATCGCAGGGGTTTCTGGACTAATGGCAGCAGCAGGCTTTTGGGGAGGGGTCAAGTGCAGTGGCTTTGTATTAGGGGGTGTTGGTGCAACCTCCTTCAGAGGTTTTTGACTGGTGACAACGGAGGGCGTCAGCACTGTCTCTGGTAGTTTTTGTTCCCTGACAGACTGAGACTCATTTCCGCCGAGAGCAACAGGAGGCGGTATTTCATCTTCATTGACTGGCTTGCCTTTCTTTGCAGATGTTAACATGGACTGTAAGGTCTAAGgttaaaaaagacaagaagattTTCAATTTTGTGGACAACAAAtatggaaaatgttaaatgtatgtatattctacaattaatttaaaaatgaagcacatttagaatttttaaaacaagcCCAACTCCAAAACGTAAAAcgtaaatacaaacagaatgcaatggtttacaaatctcatcacaccatattttattcacaatagaacataaaccatatatcagatgttaaaactgagacattttaccatgtcATGGAAAAGAGTAGCTAATTTTGAatatgatggcagcaacacatctcaaaaaatttggaagaggggcaacaaaaggctggaaaagtaattggcacaaatataaaacaaatgaaggagtatttgacaattaattaggttaattggcaacaggtcagtaacatgactgggtataagaTGAGCaattcagagaggcagagcctctcaaatgtaaagatgggcagaggttcaccaatgtGCGAAAAATTGCATCTAACAATTGTAAagcaattttagaaaaatgttcctcaacataaaattgcgaagactttgaagatcccagtatctacagtatataatatcaccaaaagattcagagaatcaggaagaaTCTCTGATCCTTGATCCCTCAGGCAGCAATGCCTAAAAAACAGACGTGATTCTCTagtggacatcactgcatgggctccggaacacttccagaaatcactgtctgtgaacagtgttagctgtgcaatccacaaatataAGTTTAAGCTGTACCATGCAAAGAAGAacccatatgtgaacatgatccacaAACGCCACAGTCTGGggcaaagctcatttaaaattgtctaaggaaaaatggaaaactgttctgttcagattaatcaaaatttgaaattcttttcaGTAACCATGGACACCTTGTTCTGCATAGGaaagggaccatccagcttgttatcaggaGACAAGTTCAAAAGCTTGCACCTCTGATAGTATCGGGTGCATTAGTGTCTATGCACTAATTTGTGACTAATTAGTGTCTATGCACTAATGGACCCCGCACATTATcgcacatctggaaaggcaccatcaacggtgaaaagtacatagaggttttagagcaacatatactcCCATCCAGACAAAGTCTCTATCAgagaaggccttgcatattttagcaagacaatactaaaccacatactgaaTCATAGCAACAGcctggctttgcaggagaagagtctgggtgctgaactggcctgtctggagtcaagacctttcaccaatagaaaacatttggcgcatcattaAAAAATCCTGCAATAAATTCCCacgactgttgagcagctagaatagGAGAACAGTCctctggtctcctcacttcctagacatttacagacagttgttaaaagaagaggggatgctacacaatagtaaacaacttccaacttttttttagatgtgttactgccatcaaattcaaaatgagctaatattttccatgaaatgttagaatttctcagtttcaacatctaatatgttgtttatgttctattgtgaataaaatatgttttgatgagatttgcaaattattacattctgttattatttaggttttaccaatctttccaacttttttgaaattggggttgtactaaTTGTATGAgaggtttgtcttttttgctttaCCTTCAACCCACGGTCATATCGTCGAACTTTGCTGGTCTCCCCTGCAGCTTTGGCATTGGAAATGGCGGTCTTATACATTTCAATGCGCTCCAGAAGGCGAGACTCCAATCCACTTGCACCAGTGGAAGCAGCAGGTAAAGCGGACTGGGAAGTGACACTCACTTTAGGAGCAGGAGGTGTGATGACAGGAGGGGTGGGGGCAGGAGTTTGTTCTTCATCATCCTCCAAAACCTCATTAAGTTCTGCCTATATAAGGAGAGACagtcatttaaagaaattcaaCAGCTAAGCTTAGCACTGTAGTTAGTAGATTAGAGGGCTTCAactaacaatatttattatcaATTAATGTGCTATgttcttattctttttttctttcaggaaTTTGCCAAAGTAGTGTTATGACACTTTATCAGAAtccaaaattacatttttaagtcatCTTGATACCTCATAATCTTCTTTTAAGCCTGACCAATAAGCCAAAATGAAGAGATAAACAAATATTCATGAAAAGCAATAAATGCTCACATTGGAAATCCAGGGACCAACATTGATCAAATAATTGACTAATTGCCTCAGCTCTTACAAGGATAACAAAGATATGGGTGTGTTACCAGCAGATCTTCATCATCCAAATCTTCCTCGCCCATTTCTTCATCATCTAGGTCCTTCATACAGAGAGCTGCCATTCGCTCAATTTCAACCATGGGAACAGGAGCTGAATGTGTAAAAATACACCAAGATGATGTAGCAGATTTTGAGTACTAACATATGCATATGAGAAAATTCAGTTTACACTAGGACTGAAATTAGTGACTACTCACCTCTTCCATTTCCTTTCTTCCCTTGTGATCTCCCTCCTCCTTCACCCACCAGATTAAGCAGTTCTGCTTCCAGAGCTTCATCATTTCCTTCATCATCCATCCCAGGGGACAGGTCAAGAAGCAGCCCCATCTGACGCacgaaaagcaaaacaaaacaaaaagggaaagtgAGCTGCTGAATCACAGCCTATGCGGACATAGTGCGACAGCTAATATCATTTACCCATCTCGTACCTGTTTGGCCCGAGCTGCCCCTTGGCCCCGGGGTGGGGGGTTTCGACTGCGACTCATGGACTTTTTACTATCTAAAAGTTAAAGATAGATAaattaaacaaagcagaaaaaattaGACAGGGGACGCGCAAGTAGTTAACTGACAATATTCAATTATGTCCAGAATAAAGTTAGCACCGACCTTAGTGGGAGTCACTTTGTATTTTAGCTTAATTTAAATTCTTATAAGTGTTATGTGTCGTTAGCTTCCTCTAGCTAACAGCTAATGGTAAATCAACATAGAATTCATGTACGTGCAGGCAGGTAGTTTACCTGGTCAGTTTCACGAAGCGCAATGTTCTATCTAACTAAGTCGGATTGGTCTTTTGAGTGGAGCACTGCTCAGAAACAAGACTATAAAGAGGCAGATAACAATAAATAGTAGAG
Encoded here:
- the cc2d1a gene encoding coiled-coil and C2 domain-containing protein 1A; protein product: MSRSRNPPPRGQGAARAKQMGLLLDLSPGMDDEGNDEALEAELLNLVGEGGGRSQGKKGNGRAPVPMVEIERMAALCMKDLDDEEMGEEDLDDEDLLAELNEVLEDDEEQTPAPTPPVITPPAPKVSVTSQSALPAASTGASGLESRLLERIEMYKTAISNAKAAGETSKVRRYDRGLKTLQSMLTSAKKGKPVNEDEIPPPVALGGNESQSVREQKLPETVLTPSVVTSQKPLKEVAPTPPNTKPLHLTPPQKPAAAISPETPAISPLTPIQPDTQHSVFKQAVLSRRQEYKMAAINAKQSGNIDQAKQHYLTAKKLDVLVEALDRDEPVDLSSLPPPPGAIIAEHCAPPLPKSSSKPVAPAALAPAPAPVPVPAPAPAPAPVSTADLPAPSSLAEALQQRMDIYKSAAEGAKSKGDDRKARMHQRIMKQYQDAIRAHKAGHHVNLSELPVPPGCPPLQGSEGVQQNFIVVLETAMKIANQDEDAEDEDEDGPTEAAKATVRPPIQKAKSPAPQPPGGSSALKLGLKAQQQVDFLLLRRQAFLRAALRSKQMKDMTGAANHLRNAKGLDPMITAAKSGLPVDITKIPNFPVGEDDYSLGRSRTSPLSPRSSEQYQGLMDLLRKQHEKCLGYSKQYTQMGNVAEALKSEKLVEECMENIELLKKAHAKGQPVPKCRTEERTLNSVKTYSNLTPNDLILYINRGINLPAPGVSPNDLDASVKFEFPFPSAEEPQRDKTSTVKGTNSPEFKEQFKLNINRSHRGFKRVVQSKGIKFEIIHKGGLFKTDKVVGTAQLKLEALENHCEFREIIEVMDGRKATGGKLEVRVKIREPLSGVEVQPVTEKWLVLEPVTSFSPPEKQKAPAPRPKPGNESSSRNSQPSNSSPQYKIHSFSLLNYDKERLERKIAEYRKNRRDPPSDLIHQHREVTHRLQWQKAQLERASPALLTEYENVLRRFVHGLSDSVKKYSSEGNRDAAKDALGRLKMVEIELESLTRKRTG